TTTacctttttatctctctctctctctctctctctctctctctctctctctctctctcaggtggtcTGTCTGCATTAAGAAGTGTGGCATCTTTAcctttttattctctctctctctccctctctctctctctctctctctctctctctctctctctctctctctctctctctctctctctctctctctctctctctctctctctctctctctctctctctcaggtggtcTGTCTGCATTAAGAAGTGTGGCATCTTTAcctttttattctctctctccctctctctctctctctctctctctctctcaggtggtcTGTCTGCATTAAGAAGTGTGGCATctttacctttctctctctctctctctctctctctctctctctcaggtggtcTGTCTGCATTAAGAAGTGTGGCATCTTTAcctttttattctctctctctccctctctctctctctctctctctctctctctctctctctcaggtggtcTGTCTGCATTAAGAAGTGTGGCATCTTTAcctttttattctctctctctctctctctctctctctctcaggtggtcTGTCTGCATTAAGAAGTGTGGCATCTTtacctttctattctctctctctctctctctctctctctctctctctctctctctctctctctctctctctctctctctcaggtggtcTGTCTGCATTAAGAAGTGTGGCatctttaccctctctctctcctctctctctctctctctctctctctctctctctcaggtggtcTGTCTGCATTAAGAAGTGTGGCatctttaccctctctctctctctccctctctcccctctttctctctctctctctctctctctctctctctctctctctctctctctctctctctctctctctctctctctctctctccctctctccctctctccctctctctctctctctctctctctctctctctctctctctctctctctctctctctctctctctctctctctctctctctctctctctctctctctccctctctctctctatgtcctccaAATGTAGACGACTAAAAATAACCATATTTGAGCCAGTATCTGGtcctgtgttgttgctgtgttgatGAAGCAAATAAGTGGCTCTGTACAACGATCCATATCTGAGCGATCTCTCGTTCACACTGATATACACTGAGGACACTGATATATTGGATCCGTTATATGCCTCAATTGCCTAGGAGAAGGATGacgtggagcgagagagagagagagggagtgagagagagagagagagcgagagagagagagagagagaggaaaccctGAGTCAGACCTGGAGCTTCTCTAACTGACCTGCTCCAGTGCATATTTGTGAAGTAAATTGGCCGGACGCAGTGCAAAAGCACTCACACGCTGTGGTAACGTCAGACAACTCTTTCCCACATGACAAATAGATTGTCTTTACAACCTCCCCACCTTTAAATCACAGCGGAATTATTTTCAGTCGCAGATTGAAACCGGAGACGTCCACAATAAACGCCTCACgggttttctatgttttctgaGGACAGTGACCTCACAGGCTTTGGGATGGTTTTGGCACTGAAAAATGCTACGCAAACGTGAGATTATGTTGAAGCAACGCCACATCAAGTCGAGAGGCATTATGCAATTTCACAGCCTTTTGACTGCAGATTGCACTGGAGGACATCATCAGTGTCAACGCATTGGGCATCATCATTTAGATGAGGACAGTTAAAGACTACACCCATTACTCATTCAACAAGGCAATAAACCTCTCTCTTTAGAGGCCATCAGGGACTACATCCGTTTACAAAATGTCACATCTCTGACCACTAACTACGTAGGTGTTTCACCATATGTACGGTGAAATGGCTTGATGTTGTGGCAAGGCGAGCGACAACCACAACAGCAAAGAGCACACAGTATGTTCTGGAAGGAGCCTAGTACGTGGCATGAGTGTTGTGCTTGGGCGGAGTCCCTCTCCAATGTGCCTACTTAAATACAAGGAGACTCGTAAATAGGCCTAACGACTCTGTAAATAAGGTTCGGTTGTGGTTGTTCGCTAAGGGCTAGCACTACAGCTAATAGTAGATTAGCCGTCTCAGGTATTTGATATTTGGTTGTTGCCATCAGGCTGGCACTACCGCTAACTATGTACTAACAGCCTTAGGTAGTTCCAGACAGGCTAGCACTTTGGATAATGGTGTATAAACAGTGCAAGGTATTTGGCAATTGACAGGGCGAGCTAGTACCGTGGATAATGGTGTAACAGTGCAAGGTATTTGACAGGCTAGCTAGCACTAAGGTTAATGGTGTATAAACAGTGTGTGAGGTATTTGGCTCAGTGCGGTTTGAGTCTTTCACCTCAGGGATGCTAAGCTAAGGCTGTTCTGGCTGCTGTAGCTACTGCCACCCAGCGCTGTGTGCAGGGGTGGACTGGGACCAGATATCGGCCCGGGCATTGAGGTCACCACACTAGACCATTTCTTTCCACATATTAGCCCAAAAATCTTTAGATCCACTGAGCCAAAGATggtccagcccatctggcatttgccagaattgcccTATGGCCACTCCGTCTCTGGCTATGTGTTTCCAATGCCCTCACACACAACTTCCATGCCCTTATAGGAACTTGTTTTGCAGCAAGACATTGGGAAAGTGTAGAACATTTTACAGATCCCCAAATGTAGTCACAGATGGGTAGGCATGTGAAAGTGAAGTCATTGTTTTCCGAGAGGCACGCCAGGCACAGCGCGGGACATAGTGATTTGTGTGCTGGGCTTAACGTTCACCACCGCCCAATAACTGACAGTAAGATAGGGACTACATAGTGCAGTACTACTCAGCACACACTCATAAACAACAGCAAAATACGGAACATAGTGTGTGTACACACGGACACTTCCAGACACACTCGCACAGActccccctcaccccccccccccccccccccccacacacacacacacgcacacacacacacacacacacacacacacacacacacacacacacacacacacacacacacacacacacacacacacacacacacaccagcaaagCCTGACCCCCATGCAATGGAGAACTGAATTTATAGCTTACCTTTCTAGCACGAAGTTTCACCACATGGTCCTCCCCCTTGTCATCCCCGCATTTGGCCTCTCGCTTCACGTCTGAAGCCTTGTCGCCAAGGTGAGTGTTGCCGTGGTTTCCTGGATGCGCTACTTCCTCAATAGCCTCCGTTACAGCTTGTGTATCACCGGGCCTGTCCTGTTCTTTCTGACCGTAGGCTGCCTCTAAAACAGGTGACTCACCTAATTGTTTAACAGGGGCTTGGTTGCCATGGCATCTCTCCAGCAAGGGCTCATTTGCCTCCTTAGGACACGTTGGTTGACTGAGAGTGTCCATATTGGGCAGCCTGGCTGCTGGAGAGGTGGATATACCCATGACTGAAACCCCTTGTCTCCCCAGTGGGACTGAGTCGTCCTCTGCTTCGGATTGGTTAATCTCATGGATGGTGTCCAGCTTTGAGCCACCATCGCTGTGCTGTCCTTGGGCTGTTACAGCCAAGGTTAGTTCTTCGGAACACGTTGAATCTTTGGACCTCAATCCGCCATTCGTATTCTCCACTGTGAGGTCATCAGAACGCACCTGTATCATTGGATGATCTGTGTCCTCTACGGTAGTCCGTTCCTGTATTCCGTCCATTTTTAAACTTTCAAGATTCTGCTGTTCAGCTAATGGGCGTCTGTCCAGGTCCTCGGAACGTTGCACTGTGACACACAAAGCATGCACAGACTCCACACTTGCCTTATCCTCAGGGGTTTTCTCCCTGCCAATTTCCAGAGCCATTTCCTCTCCTTGGGACCCTTCCATCTCCACCATGTTAACATCCTCCTTTCTCAACACTGTCTGGACCTGAGCTATTTCACAACCATCATTAGTCCTCATGCTATCATGCCGCTCTTGTTCTGTTTGTCTGCCGTCCACTGACACAGCATGTTGCACCCTCAGAATCTGGTCAAATTTATCACGGCTTTCATACATTTTCCTCTGAACATTCAATCCGTCAACACCATCCTCAGCCTTCCATTCTAAGGCTTTAATCATAACGTCTTCCCCCATAGCTTCCCCCTCCATAACGTCTGCAACAGGAGCCTCCAAGATCTCCACGTTAACATCTGATATTACATCACTATTGCACTCTGGTTTGTTTGAAGAATCCAAAATGGCCGCTGGCTGTATTACTCCTGTTCTTTTACCCGGGTCAGTAATGTTGCTTTCATCCAAGGTGGAGAGGTCCTCTCGTGGTTCAACTTCAGTATGAGGagactgggtctgtgtgtccACTAAG
This genomic interval from Oncorhynchus clarkii lewisi isolate Uvic-CL-2024 unplaced genomic scaffold, UVic_Ocla_1.0 unplaced_contig_2102_pilon_pilon, whole genome shotgun sequence contains the following:
- the LOC139402863 gene encoding uncharacterized protein gives rise to the protein MVRHFGSTSLKGSMVSSGSPPTMLVAIRKRSWEDHVTHRSGLQYSYDDLDLVCCHGVSGDGPRLASEGSKQGRRERCASMPECCHRPRPDGLNNGPGHTLEFVTSVNVEDNGDHSEPGHVMSAGDFDSTVVPVFQAELVDGSDVTVDDDDLTGRLTESEPGGMPDAGEDSVGSQSHCDLGNGILQPKPNIICTADNSHEDDIEDGTDDNEHPNVVDDRVAITVQSVSVDEGQRVSICPDNGFSLAFSVGEKTGRHPELLGTMANHTDGQVGLPEPLVDTQTQSPHTEVEPREDLSTLDESNITDPGKRTGVIQPAAILDSSNKPECNSDVISDVNVEILEAPVADVMEGEAMGEDVMIKALEWKAEDGVDGLNVQRKMYESRDKFDQILRVQHAVSVDGRQTEQERHDSMRTNDGCEIAQVQTVLRKEDVNMVEMEGSQGEEMALEIGREKTPEDKASVESVHALCVTVQRSEDLDRRPLAEQQNLESLKMDGIQERTTVEDTDHPMIQVRSDDLTVENTNGGLRSKDSTCSEELTLAVTAQGQHSDGGSKLDTIHEINQSEAEDDSVPLGRQGVSVMGISTSPAARLPNMDTLSQPTCPKEANEPLLERCHGNQAPVKQLGESPVLEAAYGQKEQDRPGDTQAVTEAIEEVAHPGNHGNTHLGDKASDVKREAKCGDDKGEDHVVKLRARKSSREEQEHSRLDSMVLLLMKLDQLDEEIDTALSASSSSTMAITPTLRRHQRREVDFDSVKPVGRVSSTSQSVNTPQQHQVSTTLSPARPTAAPGTKPKTGSLSAMPKTTQRSGFL